CGTCCTTCGTGAGTTGGTAGGCAGCGTTCAGAATGTTCTGGGTGACACATTCCTCGCCGCCTGCCTGCAAGGTTCGTTCGCGGTGGGCGATTTTGATCGTCACAGCGACGTTGATTTTGTCATCGCCGTCGAGCAAGAATTGTCGGACGATCAAGTTCAAGCTCTGCAGATTATGCACGAGCGTATCTACAACCTCGATTGCGGCTGGGCACAGCACCTGGAAGGCTCCTATTTCCCGAAGGATGTTCTGAGACACTATTCTCAACGTGGCAAGCAACTCTGGTATCTCGACAACGGAAGCCGGTCACTCATCAAGGCCGACCATTGCAACACCATCGTCGTCCGCTGGGTGGTGCGTGAGCATGGCGTCTCTCTGGCCGGGCCTGATCCGGTGACGCTGGTTGACCCGATCCCCATCGAGATGTTGCGCCAGGAGATCATGGAAGTCATGAGCGGGTGGGGGCGGCAAATCCTGGCTGAACCCGAGCAATACAACAATCGGTTCTATCAAACATTCATCGTCTTGAGCTACTGCCGCATGTTGCACGATCTCCAAAACGGCTTCCCCGGCTCCAAGCGCGCCGGGGCGGAGTGGGCTAAAGCCAACCTCGACCCATCCTGGGCCGGGCTGATTGATCGAA
The sequence above is a segment of the Chloroflexota bacterium genome. Coding sequences within it:
- a CDS encoding DUF4111 domain-containing protein produces the protein MPLPTPYPELNDVLRELVGSVQNVLGDTFLAACLQGSFAVGDFDRHSDVDFVIAVEQELSDDQVQALQIMHERIYNLDCGWAQHLEGSYFPKDVLRHYSQRGKQLWYLDNGSRSLIKADHCNTIVVRWVVREHGVSLAGPDPVTLVDPIPIEMLRQEIMEVMSGWGRQILAEPEQYNNRFYQTFIVLSYCRMLHDLQNGFPGSKRAGAEWAKANLDPSWAGLIDRTWDGRPNPALSVRQPANPEDFKLTLEFIQHVIQAGTKYFSDVAESRANYRA